The region CCCGTCCCTTGCGACACTTTCAAAGCCACAAGTCGACTCATCGAATCTTGGCGAGCGAGATAGACATGTGCGAACGCCCCGCTACCTAAAGTTTGCAAGATCACAAAGTCGTCAACAGTCTGTCCGATCGCAAACTCCGGTGGCTTTTTCCGACTAGCCGCGGCCATCGTTGCTTCCGGTTTCGCACTCAGCTGACCGCCGAGCAGTTCGGCAATCATGTCATGATGCTGCGGAAACTGTTTTTGCAATTGGTCCGCGTTAGGAGTCCGGCCGGCTTCCTTATGAAGCTGGATTTCTTCCATGACTAAATCAAGAGGAACGCTGGTCGAAGGCAGCAGGTCTTCGTAGTGCGGAAGGTAGTCTTGGATCTTCGGCAAACGTTGAACCGTCGGTTCCTGTTTACCATCAGCCGTCGCAGTTTCGGCAGAGATGGCTTCTGCCGCACTGGCCATATCCAGCTTGATTAATTCGGTCAGCAAAAATCGCTGGGTTTGCAAATCAGTGGTTGGCAGAAAGCTTCGCAAGCGTGCCGGCGACGCTTCGAAAGACGCGTCGAGGTAGGCTTCCAAACAGGATTCTAGAAGCTCGTCGAGGTGATCGCAGGCATCCTGATGGCTATCCCGCTGAAGGTCCACATTCGAATCGATGACGTTCTGCGAATGGCTATTTGAATCTGAAGAGTTCGAGGAGTGATTTGACAGCAGCTCATTCGGATGAAGTGTACCTTGATCTGCGTTTTCAACCTCGCCAATCCGTTCGATTTCGTAGGGGCTCGGTTGCTTTGTCGTCTCCGCTAACAATTTTTGCAGCGGCTGCTGCGTCGTTTCGTCCGGCGCAGGACTGGCCCCCGGCGATTGCCTATGAAGATTTTCATCGTTATTGGGATTGGCCATGAACGCGTAATTTCCTTCGCCTCGACTTAATCACCCCTATCGGCGTGAATTGACCGCGGCCACCAAAGCTTTGCCGGACTTTTGTGCACCCTCGCTTTTCCAGTCCGTTTCCTTGCGTTGTTCGTGCGATAAGGATTAGGCTGTGCGAACCGCAGACATTTGATCGCTTCACGCGGACGAACGAGAAAGCGGTGGTTCCGTATGGGGGGCGTTTTCCGGCGGACGCAGCGGTCGTCAACCATTCTCCACGATTCATCTGGAAATTCTACAATGTCTGACGGTTCGGATTGTGAATTGATCGATCGGGTCAAAAACAAAGATGAGGCAGCTTTGGCCGCCTACATGCAAGAAAACCATGCTCAGCTGTGTGGCTTTGTTCGTTCAATTACCGGCGAACACCTGTTGGCGATGGTCGAGGTCGATGATTTGGTCCAAGACATTGCCGCGACTGCGTTGACCAGCCTTTCCACCGCGCCGCTTGACCAATATTCCCCGATGGATTGGCTGCAGCAGCTGGCACGCCGACGTGTTGTTGATGCCCATCGATTTCACTTCGATGCGCAGCGGAGAGATGCCAACCGGCAACAGTCACTCAATGCGCCAAGCGGAAATAGCTCATCCGGAGATTCGTCGGGTGGTCTGGAACAGTTGTTGTCGGCAAGCATGACTAGTCCCAGTGCTGTCTACAGTCGCGACGTTCGAATGATGCGAATGCAAGAAGCGGTCGGGACACTAAGCGAAGAACAGCAGCAAGCGATTCAGATGCGGTACGCTGAGGGGCTTCCAACGAAAAAGATCGCCGAAAAGTTGGGCAAGACCGACGTCGCGATTCGTGTTTTGCTTTCGCGGAGCATGCGACAGCTCGAAAAGATCCTTGAAGACGTGCGGCCGACTCGGAATTGAATCTTCGTTCTTAATAGAGAACCAATAGCGAGTCGCAGACGAACCAAACAACAAGCCTATCGGAAACCATGATGAAGTTGACATCGACAGTGTTGCTGCTGCTTTTCCTTGCATGCGGAATGACAACAGCAACTGCAGAATGCAAACAAGAATGGAAAAACGCAACCGCCTGGGGACATGTTGATGCCGCCGGCAGCAAAGTCTCGCTATATGTCAAAGAGTCTCCCGAGAACGGATTTGTTTCGATTCCTCGTTTGAACAATCGCCTCAAAACGGTCAAAGCGGAAGGCTATGAAGGTGAGCTGAAATTCGTACCTGAAATCGATCATTGGCGCATCTTCGTTCCCGAAGACCTGTCACTTCCAGCGACGATTGAGGTCGAGTTGGTCGAAGCGATTCGGCTTTGTGATCAGCCGTTGATGGTGAAGCCAACTGCCGAAGGGAAACTGATTCTGCCCGCCCATCATGCTGAAACCAAAGGCGACAAACTTCGTTTCGAGCCGCAGCCACATAAGAACACGATCGGGTATTGGACCGTTCCGTCGGACACCGCGACTTGGCATTTCGAAGTCGGGAAGCTATCGGACTTTGACGTTATCGTTCACCAAGGATGTGGAAAGGGGCAAGGTGGTAGCGACGTCGAATTTACCGTGACATCGCTATCGGATACCTCCAGCCAATCATTCCCGTTAAAGATCCAAGATACGGGGCACTTTCAGAATTTCGTACCGAGGTCGATTGGGCATATCAAACTGGCGCCAGGCAAATACACACTGACAGTGAGCTGTAAATCCCTCGCCAAAAATGCTGTCTGTGATATCCGGCAAGTTGTCCTGCAGAACTAAGCGGTGTTCGATCTTCAATTCTGGAAAAAGTCGCGGCGCCCTGATCGAAATTAGGCAAGCTCGCCGCTTGCGCTTGAATCGTTCAGCGTCTTGGTCAAAAAGAACTTGGTGTGGTTAAAAGAGTCCCAGTCGGGAATTCGCCCTGCGATTTGATAGCCACACCGGGTGTAGAAGTTTGGGCTTTGAAATTCCATCGTGTCGACGAAGGAGTATTCGCATCCTCGACGATGGGCTTCTTTTTCAGCGGCACCTAATAGCAGTCGCCCAATGCCTCGCCGACGCGAGCATTCTTTGACCGCCATGATTTCGATGCGTAACCACTTTAGAGAGGTTGATCCGATCAAACCGCCGACGAGCTCTTGATCGTTTGAGTAGACCGTGACAAAAAGTGGACGCGCTTGATTTTCTTCTCTTTCAGTCGCGGTCCACCAATCGCCGTTTTCCGCTTGGTTGAACTCACGAAGCCATTGAAAAATGATCGATTGCTCGCCAGGCGTGATTGCGTCACGTGTCTGCTGCTTCATGACATCACGCAGTGTATGCGTTGAAGCTGTGTATGTGTTGATGCAGTGCGTGCGTCGTACCTAAGCCCTATTGAAGAACGCTCTGCTTTGCGATTGGTACGGACTGAGACGGCGATGAAGCCGTGCGCACGTTAGTAGAGAGCAATCGCAAATGATTGGTTCGCAGCCTGTTAGCGGCTGACTTTTATTTCCAGCGAAATTGTGACAACGCCAGGGACCAACCGAGCTGCCACGCCTGCAAGTTGGGCATCTTCACGTGAAGGGGCACGTCCATGAAGCACGTATTTTCCTTCGTCATTGGTGCACTTGAGGTCTGATATCGACGCCACGCGGAGGACAGAGGATTCAACTTTTCGGCAAATGTCGTCAACAGTTGGGTTGGATATCACTTCAGTGCAAACTTGTTGGAGATTATCAGGTAGGTAGCGAGCAAGCTCGACGAATCGTGGTGCGAGACCAGTTGTTAAGTCAGAAAAACATCGAGGCCGGGGTTTCTACACACCGCTGGGCTTCGAGCAACGTTCTTCACATTTTGGCAGATTTCGAAATGGGCTTGTTCAACAGCCTCGTCGTCGAGGCAGGTGGGGTGGACGCGATCAATGATCTTGTCACACCAATGAGATGGGGGTTCCCACCACCGAGGTACTTACTTAGGAGTGAACTCGTGACCATCTTCGGTGGGCCTCAGCGAACTCTACAACATCACGCGTACCAAAACTTTATCAACCACCAGGATGCGAACACATATTTCAAAATTTTCACCAAATTTGGGGTGGGCCGACAGCACCACAGGATGCGTTCAGAATCGAATCAGCTCCGGTGGATGTTTCGATGCTGACCAATCAGGTGGGCGTTGTGACGACTTATCGTTGTCGCCGTTGACGCCAGATGTAAACCAACATTGAACCCAGTCCCGAATATTTAAAATCGGAGTCGATCCAGTGC is a window of Stieleria sp. JC731 DNA encoding:
- a CDS encoding RNA polymerase sigma factor; translation: MSDGSDCELIDRVKNKDEAALAAYMQENHAQLCGFVRSITGEHLLAMVEVDDLVQDIAATALTSLSTAPLDQYSPMDWLQQLARRRVVDAHRFHFDAQRRDANRQQSLNAPSGNSSSGDSSGGLEQLLSASMTSPSAVYSRDVRMMRMQEAVGTLSEEQQQAIQMRYAEGLPTKKIAEKLGKTDVAIRVLLSRSMRQLEKILEDVRPTRN
- a CDS encoding GNAT family N-acetyltransferase is translated as MKQQTRDAITPGEQSIIFQWLREFNQAENGDWWTATEREENQARPLFVTVYSNDQELVGGLIGSTSLKWLRIEIMAVKECSRRRGIGRLLLGAAEKEAHRRGCEYSFVDTMEFQSPNFYTRCGYQIAGRIPDWDSFNHTKFFLTKTLNDSSASGELA
- a CDS encoding BON domain-containing protein; the encoded protein is MISNPTVDDICRKVESSVLRVASISDLKCTNDEGKYVLHGRAPSREDAQLAGVAARLVPGVVTISLEIKVSR